From Candidatus Manganitrophus morganii, the proteins below share one genomic window:
- a CDS encoding PDZ domain-containing protein, with the protein MRRLFVLFLIGWLAVEAPPAGWLGLTVQELTPQIAMRLGLRVREGVFVAAVQSGSPADRGGIRAGDVLLSLDGKKIASPEALRQEVSKISPGTSIAVRLYRDQQERTVQISVGAPPREAA; encoded by the coding sequence ATGCGAAGACTTTTCGTTCTATTTCTGATAGGATGGCTCGCCGTTGAAGCCCCTCCGGCCGGTTGGCTGGGGTTGACGGTCCAGGAGTTGACCCCCCAGATCGCGATGCGGCTTGGCCTCCGGGTTCGGGAGGGGGTTTTTGTGGCGGCGGTTCAGTCGGGGAGCCCCGCCGACCGCGGGGGAATCCGGGCGGGCGACGTCCTTCTCTCCCTCGACGGAAAAAAGATCGCCAGTCCCGAGGCGCTTCGCCAGGAAGTTTCCAAGATCTCCCCCGGCACATCGATTGCGGTGCGCCTCTACCGCGATCAGCAAGAGAGAACGGTTCAGATCTCGGTCGGCGCTCCGCCGAGGGAAGCGGCTTGA
- a CDS encoding MOSC domain-containing protein, which produces MKKQKKETGRVVAVCRSPTAGLLKQPEDQILIGRYGVEGDAHAGPKRRSRRTGLIKRNDRQISVVAKEVIDDLQRRLGIAIPHGGFGENILVEGIGDLSNLSEGDQLSFESGAVVEVTEQNEPCANLNVWHKRVLYEVMGKRGIVGVVKKGGTLRPGDAVAIKIGRSRGRSPSAAGNNNGVT; this is translated from the coding sequence ATGAAAAAACAGAAAAAAGAAACCGGACGGGTCGTCGCCGTCTGCCGAAGCCCGACCGCGGGACTGCTCAAACAACCGGAGGATCAGATCCTCATCGGCCGATACGGCGTGGAGGGAGACGCTCATGCCGGTCCGAAGCGGCGGAGCCGCCGGACCGGTCTGATAAAGCGAAATGACCGCCAAATCAGCGTCGTGGCCAAAGAGGTGATCGATGATCTCCAGCGCCGGCTCGGGATCGCCATTCCGCACGGAGGCTTCGGAGAGAATATTCTCGTGGAGGGAATCGGAGACCTCTCGAATCTCTCCGAGGGAGATCAGCTCTCTTTTGAAAGCGGGGCCGTTGTGGAAGTGACCGAGCAGAACGAGCCGTGCGCCAATCTAAACGTCTGGCACAAGCGCGTTCTTTATGAAGTGATGGGGAAACGCGGCATTGTCGGCGTCGTCAAGAAAGGGGGAACCCTTCGCCCGGGCGACGCGGTGGCAATAAAAATCGGCCGCTCAAGGGGGCGATCCCCTTCAGCGGCCGGAAACAACAACGGCGTTACTTGA
- a CDS encoding FKBP-type peptidyl-prolyl cis-trans isomerase: MRLLVILFTILTLAVVSPLGAAGDVKKENVVKTASGLEYVDLVEGKGASPTKGQTVIVHYTGWLTDGKKFDSSVDRNEPFAFQIGVGQVIRGWDEGVSTMKVGGKRKLTIPPDLGYGKRGAGGVIPPNATLVFDVELIDIK, from the coding sequence ATGCGACTGCTTGTCATTCTTTTTACAATTTTAACGTTGGCCGTGGTCTCTCCGCTCGGAGCTGCCGGCGATGTAAAAAAGGAGAATGTGGTGAAGACGGCCTCTGGTTTAGAATACGTTGATTTGGTAGAGGGAAAAGGGGCCAGCCCCACAAAGGGACAGACGGTGATCGTCCACTACACCGGCTGGCTGACCGATGGGAAAAAATTCGACAGCTCGGTCGACCGAAATGAGCCGTTCGCCTTTCAAATCGGCGTCGGGCAGGTGATTCGAGGATGGGACGAAGGGGTCTCCACGATGAAGGTCGGCGGGAAGCGGAAACTGACCATCCCGCCCGATCTCGGCTACGGCAAGCGGGGCGCCGGCGGGGTCATCCCCCCGAATGCGACCCTCGTCTTTGACGTGGAACTGATAGACATCAAGTAA
- a CDS encoding PAS domain-containing sensor histidine kinase: MTLKSEISDLFLHLPASSAWIDSKQTYRFVTPSYAELFRREPKELVGRSLYEFFPEMKDRIEHGLHQAASAGEAVELNDLTPSLPGEPGHRDHFWNATLWPIRDSKGMTAGWMISMTDLAQEVAIQTRLEETLAELEEERERLQMDVRERERIMSLLDQSHLDLAAQHLELEQANQYKNHLLTDLSHEIRTPLNIILGYGQLLQDEKFGKVTPAQRDVAQRIVAYTRSLSKLVDRLLDLSRAQSRPMPVLTTEVSLPQLLESLFASIRPLLRQRRVRLKWKDGTAPPNIVSDPIRLRRIFFNLASNLIKFIHHATLTISVRDLPEKRSVAVTLTGSGKRLEPLSDVFEDFFRVAAHRQGESTGLGVAVVKELLDQIGGKIEMNRRARGHPAFTITLPYHPPQESETLLGQREAA; this comes from the coding sequence ATGACGTTGAAAAGTGAAATTTCCGATCTATTTTTACATCTCCCCGCCAGCAGCGCATGGATTGATTCAAAACAAACCTACCGCTTTGTCACCCCTTCTTATGCCGAGCTCTTCAGGAGAGAGCCGAAGGAGTTGGTCGGCCGTTCTCTTTACGAATTTTTTCCTGAAATGAAAGATCGGATCGAGCACGGCCTCCATCAGGCCGCCTCCGCCGGAGAGGCGGTCGAATTGAACGATCTGACTCCCTCTCTCCCCGGTGAGCCGGGTCATCGCGATCATTTCTGGAATGCAACGCTCTGGCCGATCCGGGATTCAAAAGGAATGACCGCCGGCTGGATGATCTCAATGACCGATCTGGCCCAAGAGGTTGCGATTCAAACCCGGCTGGAAGAGACCCTCGCTGAGCTGGAGGAGGAACGGGAACGGCTTCAGATGGACGTTCGGGAGCGGGAGCGAATCATGTCCCTTTTGGACCAGTCCCACCTCGACCTCGCGGCGCAACATCTCGAGCTTGAGCAGGCAAATCAATATAAAAACCACCTCCTGACCGACCTCTCCCATGAAATTCGAACGCCGCTCAACATCATCCTCGGCTACGGCCAGCTCCTCCAGGATGAAAAGTTCGGGAAGGTCACCCCGGCCCAGCGCGACGTGGCCCAGCGGATCGTCGCTTACACCCGGTCGCTGTCGAAACTGGTCGACCGTCTGCTCGATCTCTCCCGAGCACAAAGCCGCCCGATGCCGGTTCTGACGACGGAGGTCTCTCTTCCCCAGCTTTTAGAGAGCCTTTTTGCCTCGATCCGTCCCCTCCTTCGCCAGAGACGGGTCCGTCTGAAGTGGAAGGATGGAACGGCGCCGCCGAACATCGTGAGCGACCCGATCCGGCTCCGGAGGATCTTTTTTAACCTCGCAAGCAATCTCATCAAGTTTATTCATCATGCGACATTAACCATCAGCGTGAGAGATCTGCCGGAGAAAAGGAGCGTCGCGGTCACCTTGACCGGAAGCGGGAAACGATTGGAACCCCTCTCCGATGTGTTTGAAGATTTTTTCCGCGTCGCGGCGCATCGCCAGGGAGAGAGCACCGGCCTCGGTGTTGCCGTGGTGAAGGAGTTGCTCGATCAAATCGGCGGCAAGATTGAGATGAATCGGCGGGCGAGGGGACACCCCGCATTTACCATCACGCTCCCTTACCACCCTCCTCAAGAAAGCGAAACATTGCTGGGGCAACGGGAAGCGGCCTGA
- a CDS encoding DNA internalization-related competence protein ComEC/Rec2 yields MGKRPFIAITVSFITGLALGELFSYFPLTLIFFLFCFLLFDRRFKQGALLPIALLFCAGAGLLLQQLVSTPFRAGDLRRYIDRGEIDLVARVDRPPQHFAKQVLLQMEGIEIHGDSIQPVHGAFRLTIYQPDAPFEYGDRLRMRIHLRRPQQFGTPGAFPYADYREREGWSGSAGLSDLGRIQKIGEEGNPVLKSIYRGRERIRRKILASLEGAPAALLLALIIGETGYLTDPIRERFSASGTTHILSISGSHLALVSVLIFGAARWLLLHLPAPLLLRLSLWKIPSQWAALATAGPVALYALLAGGEVATIRSLVMISVYLFSIWIGRSGEVKTTLSLAALLIVGVHPQAVFNLSFQLSFLSVLMIALTFSWWKGVFPTVPAEKERSRYRTYLIEPGRLMLLSTLGATLGTAPLTLFYFHQFSWIGLLANLLLIPLAGWIIVPLGLLSALLSLFGGEGFPLAGGHQLLGSFYYRLTGFFAEFPGADFHAAAPPLWIIVLFYGVTIWMLARGVSWKWMAPSVATFFIFFLGVGSVRFPPERLRVSFIDVAQGDATLIEFPRGKTMLVDGGAGGGFNVGRIAVAPYLWERGIRTIDYLVGTHPQMDHIGGLSYIIRKFDVKEAWTNGRPRDLPFYQAFSEALEAKGLRPKVISSEAPPMEIDGCRLFFLNPPAIDPFEEEELNDQSIVLRLVCPDLGGKGFSLLLTGDIERGGERRLLESGTDLKSTVLKVPHHGSISSLDLLFLSAVSPEAALFSVGRNNPYRHPHPDVLAAYQALPAEIYRTDRDGAVVIETDSAGWRLKRYRESRIQKIRWRSSLPTQEWENLKRAFSRF; encoded by the coding sequence TTGGGGAAAAGACCCTTCATCGCGATCACCGTTTCGTTCATCACCGGCCTGGCGCTCGGAGAACTCTTCTCGTATTTCCCGCTCACCCTGATCTTTTTTCTTTTCTGCTTTCTGTTATTCGACCGGCGATTTAAGCAGGGAGCGCTTCTCCCCATCGCGCTCCTCTTCTGCGCCGGCGCCGGATTGCTTCTCCAGCAACTCGTCTCGACCCCCTTTCGCGCGGGAGACCTGAGGCGGTATATCGACCGGGGGGAGATCGATCTTGTGGCCCGGGTCGATCGGCCCCCGCAGCATTTCGCGAAACAGGTCCTTCTTCAGATGGAGGGGATCGAGATCCATGGCGATTCCATCCAACCGGTCCACGGCGCCTTTCGGCTCACGATTTATCAACCCGATGCCCCCTTCGAATACGGCGATCGGCTCCGGATGCGGATTCACCTGCGCCGTCCCCAACAATTCGGCACGCCGGGGGCCTTCCCCTACGCCGACTACCGTGAGCGGGAAGGTTGGAGCGGGTCGGCGGGCCTCTCCGATCTCGGCCGGATTCAAAAAATCGGAGAGGAAGGAAATCCGGTCCTCAAGTCGATCTACCGGGGGCGTGAGCGGATTCGGCGGAAGATCCTCGCCTCGCTGGAAGGGGCGCCGGCGGCCCTCCTGCTGGCGCTGATCATCGGCGAGACCGGTTATTTGACCGATCCGATCCGGGAGCGCTTCTCGGCCTCGGGGACCACCCACATTCTCTCCATTTCCGGCTCGCATCTGGCGCTGGTCTCGGTCTTGATTTTCGGCGCCGCGCGGTGGCTTCTCCTTCATCTTCCCGCCCCCCTTTTGCTTCGGCTCTCTCTCTGGAAGATCCCCTCCCAGTGGGCCGCCCTGGCGACGGCGGGGCCGGTCGCCCTCTACGCCCTCTTGGCCGGGGGAGAGGTCGCGACGATCCGCTCGCTGGTGATGATTTCGGTTTACCTTTTTTCGATCTGGATCGGCCGAAGCGGCGAGGTGAAAACGACCCTCTCCCTGGCGGCGCTTCTGATCGTCGGCGTTCATCCGCAAGCCGTTTTCAACCTCTCGTTCCAGCTCTCTTTCCTTTCGGTCCTGATGATCGCGTTGACCTTTTCCTGGTGGAAGGGGGTTTTCCCAACCGTCCCGGCGGAAAAAGAGCGATCGCGCTATCGGACTTATTTGATCGAGCCGGGGCGGCTGATGCTCCTCTCGACCCTGGGGGCGACATTGGGAACCGCGCCGCTGACCCTTTTCTATTTCCATCAATTCAGCTGGATCGGACTGTTGGCCAATCTTCTTCTGATCCCCCTCGCCGGTTGGATCATCGTTCCCTTGGGTCTTCTCTCCGCCCTCCTCTCCCTTTTCGGAGGAGAGGGGTTTCCCTTGGCCGGAGGGCATCAACTCCTCGGATCGTTTTATTATCGCCTCACCGGATTTTTTGCCGAGTTCCCGGGCGCCGATTTCCACGCCGCCGCGCCTCCGCTCTGGATCATCGTCCTTTTTTACGGGGTGACGATCTGGATGCTCGCCCGCGGGGTCTCCTGGAAATGGATGGCGCCGTCCGTCGCCACTTTCTTCATTTTTTTTCTCGGGGTGGGGAGCGTTCGATTTCCTCCGGAGCGGCTGCGGGTCAGCTTCATCGACGTGGCCCAGGGGGATGCGACGCTGATTGAGTTCCCCCGTGGGAAGACGATGTTGGTCGACGGGGGGGCAGGGGGCGGGTTCAACGTCGGAAGGATCGCCGTCGCCCCCTACCTTTGGGAGCGGGGAATTCGAACGATCGACTATCTGGTCGGGACCCACCCGCAGATGGATCATATCGGCGGGCTCTCCTACATCATTCGGAAATTCGATGTCAAAGAGGCCTGGACCAACGGCCGGCCGCGCGATCTTCCGTTCTATCAGGCCTTCTCCGAGGCGCTTGAAGCGAAGGGGCTTCGACCGAAGGTGATCTCCTCCGAAGCGCCGCCGATGGAGATCGACGGCTGCCGGCTTTTCTTCCTCAATCCTCCCGCAATCGATCCCTTCGAGGAAGAGGAGCTCAATGATCAGTCGATCGTTCTCCGGCTCGTTTGTCCCGATCTGGGCGGAAAGGGATTCTCTCTTCTCCTCACCGGGGATATCGAACGGGGCGGGGAGCGACGCCTGCTGGAAAGCGGGACAGATCTGAAGAGCACCGTCCTGAAAGTTCCTCACCATGGGAGCATCAGCTCCTTGGATCTTTTGTTTCTCTCCGCCGTCTCGCCCGAGGCGGCGCTCTTTTCGGTCGGCCGAAACAATCCATACCGGCATCCGCATCCCGATGTGCTTGCCGCCTACCAGGCCCTTCCCGCCGAGATTTATCGGACCGATCGAGACGGCGCCGTCGTGATCGAGACCGACTCGGCGGGATGGCGATTGAAGCGTTATCGAGAGAGCCGGATACAAAAAATCCGCTGGCGTTCTTCCCTTCCGACTCAAGAGTGGGAGAATTTAAAAAGGGCGTTCTCACGGTTCTAG